The Lepidochelys kempii isolate rLepKem1 chromosome 5, rLepKem1.hap2, whole genome shotgun sequence genome window below encodes:
- the TMEM174 gene encoding transmembrane protein 174: protein MEQNNNSVKDFSFNVFSVTPYQPNRSDVLVSDDDKAGATLLFSGVFLGMVGITFTVMGWIKYAGIIHFEWTQLLGPILLSVGVAFVLIFMCKFNILTCNSCKERDESASATDQSPSGQSFVFTRINQPITFHGATVVLYIPFPHPAQEGIAVHPVLSYCGVASSSRSTIPSPTSPLYSNSHTVHSLDNPAITENENYPVYLVADTRDERSKCLLVNMDTVI from the coding sequence ATGGAGCAGAACAACAACAGTGTAAAAGATTTCTCTTTCAATGTATTTTCTGTCACTCCATATCAGCCCAACAGATCTGATGTCCTGGTGTCCGATGATGACAAAGCTGGTGCCACTTTACTCTTTTCAGGTGTTTTTTTAGGGATGGTGGGGATCACTTTCACAGTGATGGGATGGATCAAATATGCTGGCATTATTCACTTTGAGTGGACTCAGTTATTAGGGCCTATTCTGCTCTCTGTTGGTGTGGCTTTTGTTCTGATTTTCATGTGCAAATTTAACATTCTGACATGTAATTCTTGCAAAGAACGTGATGAAAGTGCATCAGCTACAGACCAGTCTCCAAGTGGACAATCCTTCGTTTTCACTAGAATTAACCAACCTATAACTTTTCATGGTGCTACAGTGGTATTGTACATCCCTTTTCCTCATCCAGCCCAGGAAGGCATTGCTGTGCATCCAGTGCTCAGTTACTGTGGTGTTGCTTCATCCAGTCGATCAACAATTCCTTCCCCAACCTCTCCTCTGTACTCAAACTCTCATACTGTCCATTCTCTGGATAACCCAGCTATTACTGAAAATGAAAACTACCCTGTTTATCTGGTAGCAGACACAAGAGATGAGAGGTCAAAATGTTTATTAGTTAATATGGATACAGTTATTTGA